atactgtatatatttatacttttttcccCAGAGCATAGATTACAGAGACTTACCTCATTTGTTCAACATCTACACTGTATTCTGttgcatggatgtaccataaTTTTAAAGGACTGCTGAGTCCTTTAGACTCCtaaaataggaaatgaaaatagaatttttGAGGAAATTGTAATgaattgaagaatgaaatgaaaatagaatttcatttgaggaaatgaaaatagaattgtTGCCAAACCCAGGGTATTGATCTTACTTTGAAATGGAAGGAGTAAATGACAGGTGTTAACAGGTTTATATTTCAGATTCCTATTTAATCTAAGATATGTCACATTCATGTCCCTTGCCTCAGTTTGCTTAGCACAGAAAGGAAATCACTTCCCTTCCTTATTCTAGTGTTAAAAACATGAGTCAAGGCTCCTTAAAAACAGGACTTGGGAAAAACAGCTAGTAGAAAGGGTATGCATTAACATTTTCTTCTCATCTAGAGCTTGGGTGTGGGCAGAAGGGAACTCCTACTCTGGCTATAGTGACACTCAGTTGGCCTGACGGTGGTGGCATGTTTTCTGGTGCCAATGAACAGTCAGCTGAGCACCTAAGCGGCCTGAACTGGGCTGATCTACTTTGTGTTGGCCTGTTGCAGGCTCTGCTCAGTGGTGTGTTGGGAAATGTTTAATAACTGGTTCTCCACAAACCTAAACGCCCTGGTTTGGACAGTGTGCTAATTCCCATGGTGTAAATATTTGCCTGCTTTCCAGCTATCAGCAGGGTGGCACTTAATGCAAAATTGTGGGGAGATGTGCACGATTGCTCTCCCCAGCTCTGAAGCTATGACACACCACTATGGCCTTGGGGCTGGGAAGGGACCCCATAAGGGACACCCAGCATTTGCAAAGCCTGCAGTCATCACATGCCCTTTAAAAATCGAGGAAGGAGAATGAGGCCAGGTGAACACCCCGGAGGGAGGTGTTCAGGAGGAAAGAGGTCACCCTGGGCCTAGGCGCCGTCCCGGGTGCTCCCTGCTGCATCACCCAGTGCTCTCCTTCTAGGCTAACAGGGTGCAGGCGcccctctcccttcttattcttccttgcTGGTTCTgtcctcccttctcctttcttcccacccctcaAGCATGTCTTGGCCCCACTGATGACCCTTAGGCATTGCTTTGTTCTCcagaaggggctgggggctgaggagATGCCTCAAAGCCCGAGAGAAGGTGCTGGGAGGGAGTCCTCATGGGGCACCGTGTGCGGGGAAACCGCACTACTGGCTTCTGTTTCCCAGTCTCTTCTTGCTGGGCCTTCTATCAGCACGGAAGTCCTGGgacctccctcctgccctgtAGCGTGGAGAGTGTCAGGATCAGGTGGAGGGCATGATGGAAACTGGTGCCCACACTGGAGTCCACTCTATGTGGCCTCCACGAGGTCCCCTGAAGGCGGGTGCTGGACAGCTTGTTAAAGGGAACGGCTCCAGCTCCACTTTGCACTACAACATAAGATGTCTCAGGCTAATGCTGGACTGTCTACACCCTACTTCAAGGGAGTGCTGGACTCAGGCATTCTGCATGTTGATTCCAGCCTGCTGGcttggttttcttatttttatttaacatattgaGATACACTAAGACATTTGACTCAGGAACTCTGAAGGGACACTGCCCCATATGGTCAATATCATGCACCAACCATGTCCCCCTCTATCCTTCTTAATCTAAAGCCAAGTGGGCTCAGATATGAAGAGTAAGAGGCTAATGAGATCAAGGTCAGGGGAGTGATTCCCTCTTTGTAAGTCACTATACTAGTTACTTATTGCTGCATATAAAATCACCTCCAAGAACATCTCGTCCCATGATGTGTGGGGCCTCAGGTGGAAGACCCAAAGCTGGCTGGCATCAGCTGAAGACTTGCCTGGGGCGAGAGGGTCTGCCTCCGGGTGGCTCACTCATAGGACGGTCATATGTGCTGTCTGTGGGTGGGAAAGCTCCTGTCCGCAAGGCTGCTTGAGGGGCCGCAGTGCTTGGGGGGCTTGCGTCTCCCAGAGCGAGTGATCCCAGAGATGGTGCTGGAAGCTGTGATGTCTTTTATGACCTTGCCTCGGAAGTTACACATTGTCCAGTTCTGCAGCAACCTCATCCTGGTCACCTAAGTCAGTGCTGATTCAAATTCGGGAGGGGACTGCATGAGGGCCTGAGTACCATTGGCAAGGATCGTTAGGGCCATTTTGGAGACTGGCTGTCAGAGTCACTTAGAAGATTATACTCAGACTACATGTCAGTCATCTTGGAAATATGTGCTATCAGACAAGAGTGTTCACCCCATCAGCACAACCCCATCTTCATTACAGGGGAAACAGCTTGAGGcttttatgttttgtgttttgtatcGCAAGGGGCCAAGAAACTCACTTAGGCCACTTGGTAAGTGAATTGAGCAGAGGCAAGATGGAGCTTTCAAGCGGGAGCAGTGAACTGTTTCTAGTTCTTAGAATTCAGGCGTCCTGCCAGGGCCTTATGCCTCCTGGGATGAACCCCCAAAGAGTGCCACACTGAattgtttgcattttcttattGTAGCAAGATACGGAATTGTCCAGAGCTGGGACGGTGCTGTTTTTGGCCAGAGGAGTGAGGTCATCCTCTCCCTCTCACCCCATCCCGGTCCCCATAGTGACACTGCGTCCTCCAACTTCTGGTTCCTGGAGtcaaaaagacaaggaggaaTTCTGGAGAAGGGGTGGTGGATGAAGGAGGCTGGGGATCTGCTTCAGGACCCAGGTGACCAAATGCCACATAATATGTGAATGGGTGGGGGCACCCTCCCCACCGTGGTGCCAGCCTCTGGTGTGCCTGGGAagccacagcagagcagcagggcTGGCCATGGCCAGCAGGACAGGCGGGTGGAGGTGATGAAGAGATGTCGTTCCGTCAGATGACTTAGTGGACGTGGACTTCAGTGAGGAGACCTGTGGAGAATAACACGATCAGACTTGTTCCTAAGCACAGACACCATCTAAGTTCTCTGACATAataggaggagacagggaggggCTTGTCCATAGAGGTCAAGTCTGTGGAACAGAAGGCTGGAGTTGAGATTCAGATGTTAGGATGGCTGTGTCCTTGTTAGCACCCACAGGCTAGAGAAACCCACTAACAATTCCCGGCCATCAAATTCAAGCTACAGTTAGAATACAGGGATTCCCCTCTCCCATGCTGCTCCAAGGGCAgtgatttctctctcttgttttacTGTTCTGTGGCCCAGAGTCTGGAAAATAGAACTGTTGGGTTAGAGGCTGGCTTAACCCCTTAGGAAACAGAGCGAGGAATAAATTTGCTTCAATCTTGAGAGCAGCCATTGATATGGTGAAGTGTCAGCTTTCAAGGAGGATACAGATTAAAGGCTGCTGGGGCGTATTGTGGGCATCCGGTGACACACGCAGGGGCCAGGAGGAAGTTGGGGCCTTTCCTACTGTGTGCAATGCTGCTCCCGCAGCCCGCGCGGTGTCACTGCGGAAGGCTCTCTTCCCTCCCAGTCTCTGCGGAGCTGGGATAGTGTTGGTGCTTGTACCGTCCTGCAGGTGGCGCCACGATTTAGGTTTTTAAGCCGGGGGACTGCCTGCGGGTTTTCAAGCAGCTCACTGTGCGCTGCAGAAAACCCATCCCCCCGACCTCCCCTCGGCCAGCTCTAGGGGGAAAAATTTCTCTGAGGCACCACCAGGCTCTGGTGATTTATTTAACAAGCAAATCTGGCTTTTATCAACTTAAATAGCTGTTCTGTTCCTAGCCTAATAAAACAGTGGTAGCTAAGTGAAGGAAAATTTcaggatttcttctcttttctcctattAAATCTGGCCCTTTTATTCAGCTGTGAAGGATGAGCCAATACTTTTCTCCTCAAACCCCTCAAGAAACCGCAACCAAATTGCCATAAAAAACTACTTCCTTAGAAAACAAGACTTTATGAAGCAATGTGCCATTTAGCTTTTCCCTCTTGGGGTCCCACGCCAGAGAGCGACTCCCCAGTTTCCCCAGCAGCCTGGGACAGAATGGGTGACTTAGAGACCTGAGGTCAGCAGGAGAAAGCTAGGGTCCCTCCTGCTCCCCCATCAGAAGGCGGCAGTAGGGAGGTGTGAGAGCGAGAAGGGTTTGTAACTCATGCAGAAACCCGTTTTGAACCATTGTAGAGCTGCTTTCACCCATGTATCTGGTCAGAGAGAAGGGCCAGGACGACCCAGAGCCCTCCCACCCTCATTGTACTTACTGTGCCTTTTAAAAAGTTACCTTCTTCTGAGAAGCAATGCTAATTCCTCTAGAATAACGTAAGTTTACTGCACTTACCTCAGTGTTTCCAAGTGCATCATGAATAGATAGCTTCTCTTTTGAATGCTACTATCTCTAAGGGGCAAGTGGGCCAGATGAGAAGACAGTGTGTCATGGAGAAGGTGAGATTCCCCCCAAACTATAGAGCTGGggggtggcagagccaggactaggTCCCAGGTCTTCCAGCTCCCAGTCTAGAATTACTCACCCCACTCCATCCTGTTCTCCAGCGTTGAGAGAGGAAATCCAAGGGCCACCATGattcaacaacagcaaaaaatcaAGTTCCACGCTGCTGCCGATGTGACCCTTTCTGCTCTTCCTTATGCCGACTTGTAACTGCCCCTTCAGCACACCTTTCACCCTTGTCGCTAAatggaaggggaaggagggaacaGCCAGTGGCCATATGGCCCCCTTAATGACGGCAGCCTGGACGGGGCCTCTCACCTACCCATTGCTGCGCCAGCTTTTTGCCTCACTTCTTTCCTGCCACTTGGCTCTGTTATTACTCTTCAGGCACCACATGGCATTCATTTctctgaatgaaaataaatgacaccACAGGCTAGGCAGGagataaagaataataaatacattttatttgccacctctgaaagaaaaaaggtcttggactcccatccatccatcagaAAATGAACCTGGGGCTCACCAGCAATATGCACACAAGCACATggatgcatgtgcacacacgGGCTACAAGGGGGAACACTCAAGTTGTGTTAAAAATACATGCTAGATCACTGAGATTGGAAGCAGAGCTGTTTTCTCACCTCCCCTCCCTTTCAGCATTTTTATGGCATACCCTGAAAGCCGAGTGGCAAACAGACATTGGAATGGATTCCCACCCCCACAACACACACTTTTATTGAACCATATTCCTTAAGTAACTCATAACGGTTTTCCATGGGGTGATCTACACTGTCACCTCTGGAAAAAGCCTGTGTTGGTCTCGGCCAGCAATTTTAGAGAAAGTACCTTGAAGCAGGCCAGGACCAAGGTGAGGACAGCCTTACAGAAGCCTGAGCATGACAGCCACGTCAAATTTCATATTCTGGGTGCCTCAGTGCTGCCTGGAGAGACATTTGTGCCTGGACTTCCTCAGCCCCAGTGGAGATCCACAAAGCAGCAGTAGGAGTTATTTTGTTACGTGTTTCTCTGGACTTCCGAATCTAACCTGATAATGTGTGCCTTATCTAGAGTCTGGGATCCAGGGTTTCTGAGACAAGAGGAGCCGGGTCGATGTATTAACGACAAGCTAATAAGATAACTCTTTGCTACTCTCTGGGCCATGCAATGCTCAGCAGACAACCAGAGGCTAAACGGCTCCACTCTGTCTCCTGGAAGACCCTTTAACCAAACAGCCAACGTCTGGTCTCCTCCTCACGCTGGCTTGGCCCGTCTCCCTCTCACTGAAGCACCCACCTCATTAGAGCAAAGCTTCAATAAGGAGGCCCCATCCAGGTGGGCACTGCCTGACCTTCGGcgggctgccccccacccctcccctccctgggcttGTATAGCTGGTCAGCTCACAGCTGGTTTCAAAGACTTCCTGGTTTACAACTCTGACTTCTGTGAAATATAACCCCTACAGGAAGGTGGAGGGATTTATGCTGTTGTCAATCATTTTCATCTAATGGGAAGATTCTGAGATGTTGTTCTGATGGGAGGGACAATAACGGGCAGGAAGTTGCTGGCTGTGGGGAACAGCAAAGCTGAAGatgagtggggagggaagaagccAAAACTCCGGCTCCTGAAGGGGTCATCCTTGATTGTCACCATGCAGGGAGGTCCTTAGTGGGTGCAACTGATGGTGTCACCTCCCTGGGATGCGGTAGGGTGGGAATGAAGGGACATTCATGGAGTGGGGTACGTAAGTGTGGGAATCCCGCAGGCCTCTTTTGGGGGCGGGGCACGCTCCTAGGAAGATCCAGGCAGAGGTTTTAGGAGCAGTGCTGCCCGTCTCCCGTCCAGGCACGTTTCCTCCGTGATTTCTTTCTCTGGACGTCAGAAACTGCCCTGAGGTGGACAgtctgttttctctattttgctGTGGTCTAGGAAGTAGGGTTTCTGAGGAGAAAGGAGCCAGGTCAGCCTCCTAATGGAAAAATGGCCAGACAAGTCCGGCCGGAACGTCCGTGGGTGCCGCGGGGGCGCGTTGCTGGGGTGCTGGGGCAGGGCTCTGCTGAGGAATGAGCGCCTGCGCCTGGGTCAGTTCTGAACCCCCGAAGGTGCCTCCGAGCGTCGGCGCCCTCATCCTCACCTTCCCAGGAGGCTGTGCCTCATTCCGAGTGCGCGCCCTGCGCCCATGAGTGCGTGTGCGTGTCTGCGGCCCTCTCTGCCCCACGTCGCCGCTGGCAGGGTCGCTGGGTGCGGGCCAAGGGGACAGCAGGCGGTGTCCGCAAACGTCGGTGCGGGGGAGCGCAGgagaggcgggcggcggcgggcgcCGAGGGCGGGGAAGGCGCCCCCGGCCCCCTCTGCCGGCCGCTTTCGGTCGGACTAGATGTCAGCCGCGAGCTCCGAGCCAGCGAGCGCGAGCCAGAGAGGgagcggcggcgggcggcggggaggggaggaggcgaggcgacggagggagggagggaagcagggagggcggggggaggagaggaggaccCAGGGAGCGCCAGGCAGCTGGAGTTTTTGCAGCGCTTGGCCGGGCTTCAATGCACAGCAGCAGCGAGCCGCGGCGGCAGCAGGCAGCCCGGGAGCTCCGGCGGCGGCCGAGCCAGAGGCGGCCCCGCTCCCTGCCCCCTGCAAACTTTGTGAGCAGCCCGCCCGGGGGGCCGGGGGCGCGCCCGGCAGGCCGAACTCGGCCCGCTGCCACGCTcaccaccgccgccgccgccaccgctgcaACCCCGCGCTTCCCCAGGGAGCAGCCCGCGGCTCCCGCGGCCGCCCAGCCCCGGCCCCTCGGCGCTGCCCGGCCAGTCCCCCGGCTGGGGCGCGGGCAGCAGCGGCGCCGCCGGCCGCGGGCTGCCGGGGGGCGGCCGCCGCTGCCCAGGGAGGCGCGCAGAGGCGCCGACAGCGCTCCCCGGCGGGTCACCCGCGCACTCGCCGCGTCCGGGCAGCGGCCCGACCCGGCGAGCATGGGCGGCGCGGAGTGACGCCGCCGTGCCCGCTTGGCATCAAGGACATTCAGCCCGCGGGGGTGAGGACGAAGGGGGGCAGTCCCGCGTCGCCACCGCAGCCCCCGAGAGCGGCCGCCGCTCCAGCTCCGGGGCTGGGCGGAGGAAAGGGGTGCTTGGAATCGATCCATATTTTCCGACCGTTTTGCTGGACATTCTGCCCACCTTGGACGCTGCAAGAAGAGCTGTCAAGCCCCGCAGCCTCTGATTTCGCTCTCGGTTTTTCTTGCCTCCTCCCGGGTTGCCTGAGCCTCGGTGGAGTATTTGCGttcggggctggggctggaggaggcagccACACGCGCGCACACGCACACGTTCAGAGGAGGGCGAGAGGCAGCGGCACAGGCACCATCCGCAGTGTCAATGCGGCGCTCCGGCTGAAGGAGGCAAATCGGCGTTTCCAGGTAAGGAGTCGGCGGTTGGCGGGCAGGCGAGGGCAGCGCGGGCGGAGATACCCGGCGGGTCCGGGAGTCCTCGGCTGCCCTGGAGCCAGCCCgctgcacgcacgcacacacacacgcgcacacacacaaatgcacacaggCACACGCCGCGCACACTCACCTGCCAACGTCCTACCTGGACACCCGCGAAGGTGCGGCGGCCCGGACAGGTATTTCCCTTGTTTTTCCTCCGCTGATGCTCCTGGACTCAGACT
This portion of the Manis javanica isolate MJ-LG chromosome 6, MJ_LKY, whole genome shotgun sequence genome encodes:
- the LOC140849855 gene encoding uncharacterized protein, which produces MDRFQAPLSSAQPRSWSGGRSRGLRWRRGTAPLRPHPRGLNVLDAKRARRRHSAPPMLAGSGRCPDAASARVTRRGALSAPLRASLGSGGRPPAARGRRRRCCPRPSRGTGRAAPRGRGWAAAGAAGCSLGKRGVAAVAAAAVVSVAAGRVRPAGRAPGPPGGLLTKFAGGRERGRLWLGRRRSSRAACCRRGSLLLCIEARPSAAKTPAAWRSLGPPLLPPPSLLPSLPPSPRLLPSPPPAAAPSLARARWLGARG